The Malus domestica chromosome 10, GDT2T_hap1 nucleotide sequence CGAATCCACCTCTTGTGGCTTGTACGGCTGAACCCATAGCTCATCACATttccctgcacacgagtcggaaccacctaaagtggtctgtatgacaggctaggtgtaaataaatacgctcaagtgctacgatcacgtgaaggttgtgcgaagtatcgcaagtcacctacaagttagaaccacctaatgtggtctgtacaacaggcTGGCACATACCTTgtatccaaggtgagcgtgtggtgcaggaggtgaacgatcacgtgaaggctaggccttgGCCACGGGCGgatcactaacaccggggtgtaggATAATGAGCTCTAACTGCATCTATTATAACATGTACAACTCATGgacaacctgtacgacagtgtcggagttgcctatcattgcaacctgtacgacaaggtcggagttgcctaaaacatacatgcagtcatgccataacttcatcatttcaactaataccataaactcacctgaacttacctgggtCTCATGCGTTTACCTTTGCACTTTaaagcgttcacaataattatgtgcaagtaatatacatatggatataccatgatgcaatctaatactcaaccatgtcataacattttcaattatatacatatataatggcGTAAAATGCATAAGTTGTAACATCCTACTCCCGAACGATTTATTTTTGGGAATAATTATCAGTGATAAGCCCAAttagacactagtttaattaactatcattacttacgtttccttacttcaattcCTTGGTTCTTcgcacattgatttatgaacaacatttaaccaccaaatcataaagttaaatctcacattttccaccaatcTCCTTCATATTGCTAAGTTccccaaacaaggctattgtcttaattatttagtctcatttattgtatggctgcatctaacgtctcattaaactacctacgtaccctaaatagggatcaagccattcgtagttcacaataattactTCAAAGCTTTCACAGTAATCGTAAGCAATAATCACTTTATAAACGTTcgtggaattatcaatcatatatatatatatatacacacacacacacgatagaaaggaaaagacccactcaccttaGGTCCGTGCTACAACTCCCAAGCACGAATATCGAGATGTCACGAATGATCGGatcctagaacaattatcaaatcacatctcagaattTTTAtcgataaaatacataatttacataaaacacacccCTACGATTCAATCTGGAAGATCTTCATCACGGATTTCCGATCCGTTACTTCCATagatccacattatacttctagaacataatactaaagtttcattacgattcaacggttggatctccaccaattgccaattcaagtggtggtcaatgttttattttacgaacttacaaatctactttgggaagatccgtacttCAGGTTTCCAATCcataagtttctaatatcctcaaatattacctactataatgtattaaaatttggtgacgatccaacggtcagattgTCAATTCATACAAGGATCTCTTGATggccaactaggtgatcaactATGAAACTACATTAAACATCATAATTTCcctaaatggatgtcaaataTGGAATTGGGGCTTAAAATTTAGCATAGGAAGGTTAGGTGGAGTCTCGACCCACGTGCCGCCAcacgggccgccgcgggtggtgGCCGGCCACCACGGTTCGTCGGAAAAttccactatttctaaaaattctcaaatttcacagaaatgaagatctcaaagagaggaacaactttcatacctgccaCAAAGTCCAAAAGTGGACGGAAGATGGTCAATTTGTCCCACAAAGCGGGCAGGTGCCTAAAGCTTTTCAGCGTCAATTCGTCGTCTACAGTGGTCCAATGAGGTTAAGGTTGGTTGGGATTTTCTCCTGATGGGCTACAAAGCCCAAGTGGTGGCATTGACCATTGCTTTGCCGATTcaccaaaaaattgaaaagagtgGTCGGACACAATTTTGACGCGTCGGATTTCGTGGCTTTGCCCCGCCACATGTGGTGGTTTATAAAGGTGGTTCTTGGttgggttttgtagaggggaatgagagcttcaagatggtggTGGCGTCAAAAAACTCCATCGGAGTTGGCCGGAATCGGCCTTAGAAAATGCAAGGTCGCGAaggtggttttgggttgtgcaCGGGAAAGAGAAGCTGGGaacttctctccctttctctgaTTGGCTGCTACCCTCATCCTCTCCTTTTGATTGGTCACTCACTCCTTTATCTAATTGGTCCTTTACTAACCTATGTCTGATTGGGCCACTTTCCCACAAGGTGGGaattcaaataatttataactAAGCTTTAAATAACCATTTTCAAATGTCCATAACTATACCATTATAACCTAGACTAGCAAacagctttcgcctatgcgttcgtaccAACGAGTACTATGAGGATATGCTAAAACAATAAGTCCTACATCTCTTAAACCAATGGTCAACGGGAGTCAAAGTCCTTGCCTCTAggacattttcgtaaattcacgcttttaaaattaataaaaacataaaattagggacgggttgtcacactcTCCGTCCcttataattgttcagtaaatcaAGCCTATAACAATatcaaatttaataaaaaaaaactgaaaattgcaACTAATAGTCTGAATCCATAAAACATATGAGCTTCAAGGACGTACAATTTGCGTTTTTATTCATCCTGCTTAATAAGGGgtaaatgtaatttttctacttaataataaatataagttgtcacttagtactacggtttagtactaataataaatataagttgttacttagtactatgatttagtgttattcttctttacttgtaagagacaggtcttaggttcaattattgccaaaggcgaatttgaaccacattattgctagcctattgtgaggctaagtcatCCTTCTCCCTCGTAGTATAGAacatattgtttgttaaaatttttttttataaatataagcCTATTGACTAGgtctaaaacaaaaaaaataattattgacATATGGCTAACTGTTAAAGATTTCTTTGATTTATACGGATGGGGCGTTGAATGTCAATACCAAGCTGGGTGGTGTTGGAGTAGTGATACGAGACTGAAGGGTGGTTTCTTGGCGGCAGGGGAGCATCAATACCCATGCATCACTTATGTGCCGCTCCTGGAGTTATTTGTTGTGAGGTACGGACTGCAATTGGCCGAGAGCAAGGTTTTCAACAGGTCGTGGTGGAGAGTGATTCCATGAAGGCCATATCAGCACTTATAAGAGCACCTATTCAGACTCTTATTATGTCTTAAAAATCCCTCATATTTTCTTCATACTCTTATTACATATCTTAAAATTTtcatcattcattgtattcttgattcaaaagaaggaaaaaaaaatctcttattTTCTCATAAACCAAATCTGATGCATCTCAAATTCATATTGTTgtgaaaaagaaatgaaaaaaaaaatcatattcagGTCAAAATTCGAAAGGTCTTCATTTTCATCTTAGGCCTCAATTTGAATAAGGACAACTTTGTAAGCGATAATGGGGAAGGGGAATAAACTCAAGACTTTAGACGTGCAAGAgtcaatgctcttaatcaactGAGTTACAAACGACTTGCCCATTAGACTCATAATGGATACTTTGAACGGTGAGCAAATACGGTATCATATTCCGGATGTTTCTAATTCATTATCTAAATAACACTGAATATAAAGCCTTGTTCCATGTTATATAGGTTGTACTTCATTCCAACCTTGCTCgctcttttttatttaaatcttCACATTTCCTTGCTTTGATGTAAGATTGCATAACAGCCACCTCAAAGTAGAAGCATTTTTCATGATGAGAATCCTTTCCGGATCCTCATTGGGAGGATTCCAGGGATCAATCCATCTTaaccgttcatcatacatcatgCAACCATTTTTCGTTAGATactgtttgtgttcaattttaaataaaaaattcaaaatgatttttGGCTGCAGGATTAGACTTGGCATTCGTATcatgttttccgtgttcgtgtcatacccgacatcttaacgggtcgtgttgtATAACAGccattaaaataaacgggtaaaatgacccgacccgataatattaatagataatatgacccgacctgttacctgttaaggaaaatatattttaaactaataaataatcaaatgaaaaacataatactaaataagtgtatacataccatattgtcacatccaaaacataaaaacgcatttttcttttaagtatattttcgcttacctaaatTGATCAAATgggaaaattggaaaatattGGCATAGAGAAGGGGTTTTTTCGTCCAAAAAAGTTCtaataatataagtgaaatagAATCCAACGGTACATATTTACTCTCATTTATCTTACGGCTATTatttaagtaaagtctttaatagttttttaattaatgtcgaagtgtaaaaaatatagaaaaaatatttaaacgCTTGTAATggcaagctttacaacttttatgaagagattaacttcgaaattcgccattataatcatataaatcatagatcaaaatttaaccattgattgttgtttacatttacacttcattattctcatcaaattttgttttttcagattttctttttttaaaacatgatctattagaggatgcaggacgatgaacggtttggatcgttgatattatattcaaagttttacggttagtgaaaatattgcttgatgtttataaagtttttacaaactatatgacatcgactcatatttcagttaaccgtaaatatcgaaacatgATATTAAAGatttgaaccgttcatcttcttacatccgctagatgatcatgttttcaaaaaagaaaattttaaaaatgaaattcagtaagaagaataaagtgtaaatgacaatcgatggttaaatataaatttaaggtttatggatagtgttggattttgaaGCTGACCTCTTCataaaagttgtaaagcttgtcactataagtgattgtatatttttttgttttacattttttacacttctacaataattattattaattttattaatttttccctcaaataaaaaacattattcatgagggtttggaggattttaaaaatctaaacgataacgtaagtgtaaccattatctactcgtgaaggaataatgatgaatcacgagtttTTATATATTCTCTCACATTTTtcattctttcacatttttcatatttgtatgtatttgttcttagttcttgcctatacaaatactatactagtttattttaattttggacaacaacatgttaagtaaaatttatctactaatgataataaggaactctcataataaaaataaataatgactaaaacttttttttttaacttatatagaataataatagacAACTATacatttaatatagaatatattgtatatattaatatggctattgtattttataataaatcttttagtaattaaactttaaaattatcaaaataattttttttcttaacagaTCGAAACAGGTTACCCATGTGcatacccgttaagaacccgttattaacgagTCACCCAATAATGACtcaattagttatcgtgttgatccGAAACtcattattttcgtgtcgtgtcagaaattgCCGGGTCTATGCAAGATGATTGATGGACGGATAtaccgttcatcatacatcatgTAACCAACTTTGATTATatactgtttgtgtttaattttaaataaaaaattcgaaATAATTTCTGACAGCAAGATGACTGATGAACGGATATAATAAACTGATCCTAGGATTCCCATAAAAAAGATTCAGATAGAATCCTATTCCCATTTTCCAAAGCATCACTAGAAACATTCCTCCAGCTGTTTTTatcccaaaaaacaaaatccaacCCACCACCTCAATAAAACCGAACAAAGTCATAAACCTATAAGCTTCCAAAAAATCATAGTTGTCCAATGTTGTACTCCTGTAAACAACTTCCAAATTTTTTGTCCACCTTGATAAGAATTATGCTAGCATCAGCCACACATGCACAAAGCTAGCACAACTCGAATTGAGAACTCAAATGAAATAAGCTAAGCGCATAGAAGATATAAACCAATGTAACATTCAAGCAGAAgttcatattatatataaaaaaactgGGAATCGAATTTTGTTCACAatcgaaaaggaaaaaaatgaaaaacagccAATATAACAGAGAAAAATTTGACAACCCAAATCAGGGAATCAAATTTTATTCACAATCCAATCAAATGGACTTCACTTTTCACTTCATATTTTTGATCGAGAACTCCAATCAAAAGCAGGCATCGAGCAGACAGCAACAGCACAGAGCAGCCAAACTGCAACATTCATAAAATCGGATAACAAGTTGGGAAAAGTATTACACATTGGGAAATGCAGTGCAGCTTAAAAAAAACGAACAGTGAGGTACTTTCCCTGTCTAGAAACGACAACATTCTATAGGTGTACTACAGAAGATTATTGTCGTATGTACAACCTCAAAAACATCAAACACCACTTAAATGACTGGGTTGCCCTTGACTTTGATGACATAACATAGAACGAGTTTCAATTTCGAGAATGATataataaatagataaaaatgACTAATTAATGGAATGCATTCTTCTAAGCAAAGAATGTAATcttatgtgttttaattttttcaatcaGCATTATATTATTAGTTTACAATGTCACAGTGGATTCGTGTTGTATtctttttgtccttttttttttataaaaaattaatataaaatattgatgtgattTAATCGtgattatttaaataaatatcttCTTCCGTTTGGTAAGTATCTTCATGAAAAAGGGTAATTTGGGAACAAAAGTCATCGCCCCCCGGCCAAGACTAGGACTATTCATGTGAACCCATCTTTCAAGAAAAAAGGTGTAAAACAGGATTGACTAAGACAACCACCAGGGACCGAGTTGACTCAGTGCCAAACTCAACAAGACCAACCCAGATCTGAGTCAAGACTCAACTCAGTTTCACAGATTTTACAAAACGAAATACAGAAAGTaaagaagtagaagaagaagaagaataagaaggaaATTACATACCAGCCCTCCATACAGCCACTGCTgctgctttgttgttgttgggggGGAGGCTGGGCATACTGAGGGGCGTAGGGAGGAGGGTACCCTTGGGGGTACCCCTGAGGTGGAGGGTATCCCTGCGGTGGATATACCGGCGGTGGATAAGCGTCTTTAGGATATCCTTCCGGTGGATAACCTACTCCAATTCCAATTTACACAAACAAAAGTGGCAAAAACACAAATCAGAACAAAAACCAAGTCacaaaattcaaaacttcatcAAACTACTTCGACTCTTTATACAGATCTAAATAACATTAAGAAAAATCCCAAACATGGAAATCTACTTACCCTGAGGTGGAGGAACACCAACAGGGGGCTGCTGCTGGTTGTAGTAGCTCATTGTTGTTGGCGGTGTTAAAagtaagaaaaaacaaaaaacccagaaatttttttttgaatttttatcttTTGTTCCAGGGGCTGTTGCTCTTTTGCCTCTGCAATAAGTTGAGAAAAGTTATAAatggatggagagagagagaggagaggggaGGAGGAGGCGTAGGAGGTTGGTTTTCGACA carries:
- the LOC103432350 gene encoding cysteine-rich and transmembrane domain-containing protein WIH2, whose protein sequence is MSYYNQQQPPVGVPPPQGYPPEGYPKDAYPPPVYPPQGYPPPQGYPQGYPPPYAPQYAQPPPQQQQSSSSGCMEGCLAALCCCCLLDACF